The following nucleotide sequence is from Streptomyces leeuwenhoekii.
GGGGGAAGAACTCGTACCAGGCGCCGTACAGGGCGCGTTCGCGCTCCACGAGCAGGGGCATCGGGTCGCTGGAGGTGACCAGTTCCCGCAGCGGGTGGCGGGCCAGGACCGCGTCGACCTCCGGCGTCAGCGCCGCCGCCAGCCGGGACGCCGCCGGACGGGAGTCGTCCCGCAGCGCCGCCGCCGCGGCCCGCACCACGGCACGTCCCTCACCGTCCGGCACGCCCGCGGCGGCCCGCTCGTACAGCTCGGCGCCCTCCTCCAGGACGAGACCGGTGTCGATCCCGGCCGGGATCTTGACCCGCGCGTGGTGGCGCCAGGTGGCGACCGGGTCGCCCCACGCCTCCACCCGGAAGGTCCAGTGGCCTTCGGCAGCCGGGGTGACCTCCGCCCCCCACCGGTCGGTGCCCGGCGCCAGTTCGCGCATGGGCGTCCACGGGCCGGGGCGGCCCTGCGGGTCCTCCAGCACCACGTTGGCGGCCACCGCGTCGTGCCCCTCGCGGAACACGGTGGCGGTGACCTCGAACGTCTCTCCCGCCACCGCCTTCGCCGGGCGCCTGCCGTGCTCCACGACCGGCCGGACGTCCCGCACCGGGATGCGGCCCGTTTCCCTAGCCGTATTCGTCGGTCTCATCGGTTCTCACCTCCGCCGTGCTCGCGGCCGGGCTCTTCGCGCCGGGCCAGATGGTCAAGCTGCGCCGGAGGGGGTCCCGCTCCCCGCCGGGGAATGCCGGTCCGCCGTCGGCGGTCCCCGTCTGGCGGCAGTCGCCGTACGGGGCCGCTTCCTCTGTTCCTCCGCATAGGCGACCAGACCCGCCCGCAGATACCGCTCGGCGGCGTCCGCGGCCTCCCGGGCGCACCGCTTGCCCATGAGCGCGCACAGGGTGTGACCCGAGTCCTCGAAGGCGGCCCGCACCGCTCGGTCGGCGGGGGACGCCAGCATCATCCGTTCCCACGCCCGGTAACGCCGCAGTTCCCGGGCGACCTCGGATTTCGCGGGTAGCAGCATGGTGCTGTTCACCTTCCGGGACCCGATGGCACGTTCCCGACGGTCGGGCGGTCGCCGCGCGTTCAGGGCGTGGCTCCGTTTACGGGCGATCGAGTTCTTCACACATGGTGCACGGGTGACGACCCAGCGTCTTGTTGGATCTTCAACCATCCGGGACACGCGTCGCCGCCTGCTCGTGTTGCACGAACGGACTACTGCTCTCACGCTGGAGTGACTCAGAAGCGCCATGTGCTCACGCCCCGTGTTCGGGGAGCTCGTCCCGCGGGGACGGGAACGGGCGGGAGCCTCGCGGTGAGGAGCCAACGACGATGAAGACCGCAGTGCCCTGCTACTACCACCTCGACGTGGAAGTCAGCCCGGAACGGGTCGGACAGGTCAGGCGCATCCTGGCCGCTCACCTCAGGTTCTGGGACCTGGAGAATCTCGTCGAACCCGTGTGCCACGGCGCGGAGATGCTGCTCCGGGCGATCGACGAGCACGCGAGCGACAAGAACACGTCGATCGAGATGTGGTGGAACGGCCAGCACCTCATCACGGCCGTAGGGGGCAACGACCACGCGCTCCGCCCGGACCAGGACCTGCGCGGCTGCCTGCAGCACCTCGCCGCGACGAGCGACGGCTGGGGCTGCTGCGCCACCGACACCGGGGCCAAGGTCATCTGGTTCTCCCAGCGGGCCCGCGCCGGCGAACGCGTCCCGCTGGTGCCGACGATGCCCATGCCGGACACCAGCGAGGGCCTGGAACTGCCGCGCGAGACGCCGGTCACGGCGCGGCTGGCGCACCCGGCGAGCATGCCGAGCGAGCCGGGCACGTCGGGCGGCGTGCTGGAGGAGGCCCGGTGACCGGCGCGAAGCCGGCCCGGGAGGGGGTGCCCGCCTGGAGCGGGCACCCCTACCCCCTCGGGGCCACGTACGACGGCCAGGGCACCAACTTCGCGCTCTTCAGCGAGGTCGCCGAGCGCGTCGACCTGATCCTCGTCGCCGACGACGGCTCCCA
It contains:
- a CDS encoding DUF5133 domain-containing protein, whose protein sequence is MLLPAKSEVARELRRYRAWERMMLASPADRAVRAAFEDSGHTLCALMGKRCAREAADAAERYLRAGLVAYAEEQRKRPRTATAARRGPPTADRHSPAGSGTPSGAA